The genome window CTGGTGATCGCCGGGAAGGAATACGGCTCTGGTTCGTCGCGCGACTGGGCCGCCAAGGGAACGCTGCTGCTCGGCGTCAAGGCGGTGCTCGCCGAAAGCTTCGAGCGGATCCACCGCAGCAACCTGGTCAACATGGGCGTCCTGCCGCTCGAATTCAAGCCGGGGCAGAACGCCGCGTCGCTGAAGCTCACCGGCCGGGAATCGTTCGACATCGTCGGCATGGCCGAGACGCTGAAGCCGATGGGCGACGTAGCCGTGCGCGCGACCGCGGCCGACGGCAAGGTCTGCGAGTTCACCGCGCAGGCGCGCATCGATACGCCAGAGGAGCTCGTCGCTTACCGCAACGGCGGAATTCTGCCCTACGTGCTGCGGCAACTGGTGAAGTAGCGAGGGACGCGGGGCGCGAGGTCAGCCCCGATCCACGCCGCTCACGTTTCACCAAGACGCGCCTCTTGTACCGCCTCGCTATCGCTGGTAGCCGCGGCGCGCCGTCACCTTGTAGCGCTTGTCCTTCACCTGCACCTCGATCGGGTGCCAGCCGCTCTCGGGCACGCCGCGCGGCGTGTAGGCGAGGACGTAGCGGCTGCGGAAGTCTTCGACGATGCGGCTGAACGTCTTCTGGAGGCTGGCGATGTCGACCGAGAGACTCTCGCCGCCGGTGCGGATGGCAAGCTCGCGCAGGAAATCCTCGGAACGCAGGATCGGCTGCTTCCAGGCCAGCCGGATCCCCGAGCGGGCCTGCATCGGCCGCCGCGCTTCCGGCTTCGTCTGGTCGATCGCGACACAGTAGACAACCACGTCGGACTTCGCCGCCAAGTCGAACGCCGAGTCGTCGGGCAGCCAGCTCGAGGTATCGGAGCCGTCGGTGAATACGATGAGGAGGTTGCGGCGGCCCGGTTCCGGATCCCGCTGCAGCATTGCGGCGAAGGCGGCATCCGCGAGGCTGGTCGAGCCGTCCGCGTAGAGCCGGTCGATCGCGGCGAGGACCGGCTCGCGCGACGGCGACCAGGCGCTCGGCGCCGACACCACCTCGCTGAAGGTCAACACCGCTGCCCGGTCGTCTGGCTTGAGCGCGTCGACCACCGCGTGCGCCGCGTCGCGCA of Vicinamibacterales bacterium contains these proteins:
- a CDS encoding VWA domain-containing protein, with the translated sequence MRAAGAALAIVLLAPWAPAARVQRFRSAADAVRVDALVLDGRRPVGGLTAADFELHDSGVLQQIDDIQIVEVPFSVLLALDTSSSMQPGLPRLRDAAHAVVDALKPDDRAAVLTFSEVVSAPSAWSPSREPVLAAIDRLYADGSTSLADAAFAAMLQRDPEPGRRNLLIVFTDGSDTSSWLPDDSAFDLAAKSDVVVYCVAIDQTKPEARRPMQARSGIRLAWKQPILRSEDFLRELAIRTGGESLSVDIASLQKTFSRIVEDFRSRYVLAYTPRGVPESGWHPIEVQVKDKRYKVTARRGYQR